Below is a window of Fulvitalea axinellae DNA.
GAAATACTGCAAACGACCGCCGGCGCCAAGCATGAATTTCCCGAAACCGATTTTCGCCATAGCGTATCCGGCGTATTGCTGTTGCAGAAATTTGTATTTCGAACTCGCCTCAAAGCGTTCGTTATTTTGGTCTACGGTAAAACGAAGAATACTGCTCGAAGCCCCTGTCTCCAATCGGAGCTTCGAACCGATAGAATCCGTATAATCAACTTTCAGATCATAAATAGCGTATTTCGATTCGCCCGGATTCGAAGATCTAGTTTCCTTACCTGATCCAGATTCTATAATATCGCTCCGGTTTTTATCATACCCGACAGAACTGTTGGCTTTTACCTCTAAGCTTTTCGCTTTACTGATTTCATTCGTATAAACCAATGAAATATCCGTAGCCCGGAAATCGTAAGTGTCTTCCGTTTTCAGGTCGGTTTTATCGGATTCATTCCCAAAAGTGTTTTTCTGTTTACTGTCAGAGCTTCCGCCAAAATCCGTATGGCCTATTTCGAAAGTCAGATCCTGTTTATCGTCAAAAGAGTATTCGGCGCTGGCCGCCGCGTAATAGCCGTTTCCTTTCGTATCTCCATCCCCTTTTTGCTTCAGCGTCGTTTTTTCCGTTTCCGAATCGCTACGCTCGTTTTCCACTTCCATCGGGAAGTTTTCCTCATAATAGCCTACCGTTCCCGTAAAATTCCATTTCCCTTTTTTATATCCGGCCATAGCTCCGGCGCCCAACATCTTCGGATTCGGAACCCAAGACCCGCCGGCGCTAAGCATAAAACCGTCCATCGTTCCTTTTTTAAGAATGATATTGATAATAGCGTCAGCGCCTTCGCCATCGTATTTTGGAGGGGGCGACGTGATAACCTCAATCCGTTCAATCGAGGAAACGGGAAGTATTTTCATCAACTGTTTCGGGTTCATACCCAAAACGGATTTCTTTCCGTCGATTAAAAACAAAACATTTCCGCTACCGCGCACCTGAACGTTTCCTTTAGGAGAAACCTCCACCGAAGGAATCGCCCGTAAAAGCTTGCCGACACTTCCGCCCATACTGGCCAATTCCGGAGAAACGTTTATCGCCTGCATTCCAGGGCTATGTTCTATGGCTTTTCGCCTAGCCGTCACCTCCACGGATTCCAGCATTTTCGACGCCTCCTCAAGCTTAATATTTCCCAAATCTTTAAGCCCGGAAGTATTCAAGTCCACTTCCTTTTCCGTTTTTTCGAAACCGACCAAGGTTATCTCTACTTTGTATTTTCCTTTTTTTAAAATCTCTATCCGAAAAGCTCCTTTAGTATCGGTAACCGTTCCTTTCAGAAATTTCCCGGTGTTGTCTTTTAACACCACATTACAAAAAGGCTGACCGTTTCCGTCTTTATCTTTTATCGTTCCTTTTACTCCGTATTTTTCCTGAGCCAAGGCCGGTATGGCCAAGGAAAAAACGTACATCAGTAACAGCATCGCTATTCTTCTCATAAAATCGGGCTTTGGTTTTCGGCTAAAGTATGATAGCCGAAACAAGCCGTGAATTTTTTTCCACACATGGCGAGAAAGCCTATACAAAAACGTTGATAGGGCCAAAAACCGTTTTTATAGGCTGTTTTTCCCAGTTTATACTACCCGAGAGGCGGTTCGTGGAAAATTTTTCTTTTTTTGAGCTGTAGCCCCTACCATTACGGCAAATCCGAAAAGAGAATTATGCATTGGAAAAAAATAAAACGAAACGCAGGCCTCTCGCTTATTTGGCTCGGGCTTTTCGCTACGCTTTATAGTTCTGTAGCTTGGGTGGGTACAGATTACGCCATTGTACGCGCCATTACCGAGTTAACCTTGCTGTTTTCCGTTTATCAGCTCAACAAACGAGTCTTAATGCCTCGTTTTCTTTTACGTGAGAAAAAATTGCTCGGCAAGTATGCTATTTATCTTGGGCTAACCTTTATAGTGCTTCTAATTCTGGACTATATAGGTTACGAATTCGCCTTCAAGTTTGTGGATACAGATCAGCTTTATAGCCAAATAGAAGCTTGGGACGAAACACCGGAATTTACATTCGAAGATTTTTACGAACTCATGTTCGGTTCCAGTTTTATAACGGCATCGCTACTGGTGGTTTTATTGGTAAGTATTCTGAATGAACAGAACCGATACGATAGACAACGTGAACAAGCCCGTAAAAATATGGCCGAAGCCAAAATGCAGGCCGAATTAAAATACCTAAAAGCGCAAATCAATCCGCATTTCCTTTTTAACGCTTTGGGAAGCCTCCACAGTATGAGTTATATGAAAATGGAAGGCTTACCGGATAATATCGCCAAGCTCTCCGATATGCTCCGGTATCTGATTTACGAATGCAAGGAAAAGGAAGTAACGCTTGAAAAGGAATTGGTTTACCTTAAAAGTTTTATCGATTTCCAATTACTACGGCTGGACAACCCCGAACGGGTAACCTTCGAATACAGCCTGAATAATCCCGAAACGAAAATAGAACCGATGCTTTTGGAACCGTTGGTTGAAAACGCTTTCAAACATAGCGGAATAGATAGTCGCGACGACGCTTTTATCCATATTAAAATGAGTGAAGAAAACGGCAGTCTTAATTTCGAAACCGTAAACAGTGTTTATGAATCCCCGAAAAGGAAAGGCGAACCGGGAATAGGAAATCAAAATATCGAACACCGCTTAGAGCTCCGTTATCCGGACCGATATTCGTTTTTCAATAATCAGAAAGGAAATGTCCACCGTACGGTTCTCGCTTTGAAACTGACTTAAAAAACAAGGTCATAGACCAAAAAAACCCATTTTGTTTTAACGGATATTCGTTCGTGGATTAAAAGCTTAACCGAATTACGCATTACGCTTGGCTTATGGATAAGATAAAAACCATAGTAGTGGAAGACGAACGCCTTTTGCGCGTTTTGCTTGTGGAGTATATCGAAAAAACACCGCAACTGGAACTGGTGGGCAATTTCAAAAACGCTTTGGAAGCGCTCGAATTCCTTAACCGGGAACAGGTCGACCTTATGTTTCTCGATATCCAGATGCCTCACCTTACGGGCGTAGAATTCCTCGAATCGTTAAGCGTAAAACCATTAACCGTATTTA
It encodes the following:
- a CDS encoding TonB-dependent receptor domain-containing protein, translating into MRRIAMLLLMYVFSLAIPALAQEKYGVKGTIKDKDGNGQPFCNVVLKDNTGKFLKGTVTDTKGAFRIEILKKGKYKVEITLVGFEKTEKEVDLNTSGLKDLGNIKLEEASKMLESVEVTARRKAIEHSPGMQAINVSPELASMGGSVGKLLRAIPSVEVSPKGNVQVRGSGNVLFLIDGKKSVLGMNPKQLMKILPVSSIERIEVITSPPPKYDGEGADAIINIILKKGTMDGFMLSAGGSWVPNPKMLGAGAMAGYKKGKWNFTGTVGYYEENFPMEVENERSDSETEKTTLKQKGDGDTKGNGYYAAASAEYSFDDKQDLTFEIGHTDFGGSSDSKQKNTFGNESDKTDLKTEDTYDFRATDISLVYTNEISKAKSLEVKANSSVGYDKNRSDIIESGSGKETRSSNPGESKYAIYDLKVDYTDSIGSKLRLETGASSSILRFTVDQNNERFEASSKYKFLQQQYAGYAMAKIGFGKFMLGAGGRLQYFRNDGTEKIKNSDIKQEYFNPLPNLLLQYNFSETEPYHTISLVYNKKVNWPGYEQLDPALQIHDPYNVERGNPDLKPEKVDNMEVFHEIRTGAWRLSSTVFGRRTKDVIQRTVTLKDKVTHASYANYSESHSLGFDSQLEWEPNDYLEMSIGFLGMKNWYAKPSDKTTEYNATGLYWNTKGNLTVHTGKGPSVGLRWQYFGKEVEAFASRKPYSKFDVSVTQEILQGMITLGLNGEDLFNTAQSETWVSNGPGFNTATNWKTFSRSVSISMYINLN
- a CDS encoding sensor histidine kinase gives rise to the protein MHWKKIKRNAGLSLIWLGLFATLYSSVAWVGTDYAIVRAITELTLLFSVYQLNKRVLMPRFLLREKKLLGKYAIYLGLTFIVLLILDYIGYEFAFKFVDTDQLYSQIEAWDETPEFTFEDFYELMFGSSFITASLLVVLLVSILNEQNRYDRQREQARKNMAEAKMQAELKYLKAQINPHFLFNALGSLHSMSYMKMEGLPDNIAKLSDMLRYLIYECKEKEVTLEKELVYLKSFIDFQLLRLDNPERVTFEYSLNNPETKIEPMLLEPLVENAFKHSGIDSRDDAFIHIKMSEENGSLNFETVNSVYESPKRKGEPGIGNQNIEHRLELRYPDRYSFFNNQKGNVHRTVLALKLT